The DNA segment GAGCGGTTCATCGGCGGACGCCTCCCACAATTCCCCGGCGACATAAACATAGCCGGTTTTATCGATGCGCGATTTGACAACCCCGGTTTGCCCGAGAAGCCCTTCGGCTCCGGTGGTCGGTTTGGAAAGACGGGCCTTCAGAGCATAGGTGAAAGCGATGGCGACAAAACCGCCGACAACGAGGGCCACCGAAAAGATGACGGTCTTGGAAATGCGCAACGACGGATCGGTGGTATTGATCAGCATCAGGCCGCCGAAAATAAGGGCAATGATTCCTCCGACGGTCAAAATTCCGTGACTCACGATTTTTATCTCCAGTATAAAGAGCAGTATGGCGAATATAATCAAAAGCAGTCCGGCGTAATTTATCGGCAGGGTGCGGAAACTATAGAAGGCGAGAATAATGCAGATACCGCCGACCACACCGGGCAGGATAGAGCCGGGATTATAGAGTTCCAGAACCAGGCCAAGTCCCCCCAGGGAAAAGAGGATGAAGGCGACATTGGGATTGGCAATAACTTCGAGAAGCGCTTGTATGAAGGTCCGTTTGATCGGGCGCTGGACCGGATTGGTGAGGATAATTTTCTTTTTGCCCAGGACGGTGTTGATTTCCATCCCGTTGGCTTTGGCCAGAAGGTCATCCATATTGTCGGCAATAAAATTAATGACATGCAGATTGAGGGCTTCGGTGCTGGTTATGGAAACCGACTTGCGGGCGGCCTCTTCGGCCCACTGGGCATTGCGGCCATTACGTTCGGCCATCGCCTTGAGGGCGGCGACGGCGTCATTCATGATTTTTTCCGAGAGCACCGAATCGATCGGCTGGCCGGTGCCCGAAACGACATGAGCGGCGCCAATATTGGTGCTGGGGGCCATGGCGGCAATTGCGGCGGAGTAAGTGATATAGACTCCGGCCGAGGCGGCCCGTGCTCCCGCCGGGGCAATATATACGGCCACCGGGACAGTGGAGTTCATGATCCCCTTGGTAATCGGCCACATGGCGTCGGTCAATCCGCCGGGAGTGTCCATCCTGATGACAAGGAGATCGGCGTGGTTTTTTTCCGATTGGGAGATGGCATCGAGCACACGATCGGTGGTGGTCGAGACAATGGGGCCGTCGATGTCCATAACATAAACCAGACTGGACGGCGGCGGCGATTCGGCCGATGCGGAATCTCCGGATACATTTTCGGCCCGAAGATGTGCGGCCGAGAATATTAGAAGAAAAATAAAAAAGAATGATATTATTTTTGACATAAGGTCACCCTGCCTTTAAGGTATTACCCGTTCGGGTACCAAATAATCTAAGGCCTCGGCGCTATAATATCAACAAATATATGGCCGGTATAGTTTTCAGAAGGAAAGTGAAATTTTGGGGCTTTTATAGACAAGGCGGCCGTCAAAGATGGTCGCAAGAGGTTTTATTCTCCCAATTTGCGCGGGCGGAACATGGTAAATATCTTCGGAAAGGATGACAAAATCGGCCTTGTATCCGGGCAGAAGGTAACCGCATTCATATTCTTTATTGACGGCATAGGCGGCGCCGGCGGTGAAGCCGTGGATTGCTTGACTTACGGAAATTTTTTCTTTTGGATTAAACGATTTTTTTGTCCCGGGAATGAAACGATTAACTGCGGCATCGATTCCGGCCAAAGGGTCAAGGGGCTCAATGGGAGCGTCGGAGCCGAAAGCCAGCGGGATATTTTTCTTAAGAAAGGTATTGAATATATAGCAATTTTTAGCACGCTTCTTCCAGTATTTCCTGATAAGGTGAACATCGGAAGGGCAATGAGTCGGCTGCATGGAGGCGATAATGCCGAGTCTTTTTACGCGATCGACATCGGACGGACGGATCATTTGCAGATGCTCGATACGATGGCGAGCGCCGTTCTTGAGACGAGGGGCGCGCGAGACGCAATCAAGCACATTACATATGGCTTTATCGCCGATGGCATGTATGGCGCAGGGCAGACCTATAGAATCGGCACTTTTGATAAGACGCAGCATTTCCTTTTTGGGCGTGACTTCAATCCCGAAGTTGTTTTGGGAACCGTCATATTTATCAAAGCAGAGCGCGGTCTGACTGCCAAGAGCACCGTCGGCAAAGATTTTCACTCCGGAAATTTGAAGATAATCATTGCCGAACGGTCCTTTGACGCCGGCTATTTTAAGTTCCGGCAGAACTTTGGCAGGAGGATAATAATTGATTCTGAGGCCGAGAGCTCCTTTGGCGGCCTTTTCGGTAAAAAACGGCAGAGCATCGGGGCCGTCAAAGGAATGAACGGCAGTCACCCCGCGGGAATAAATTATCTCCAAGGCGCGGCGATATAATTGTTCGGCTTTGGCACGGGGCGGCCTTTTTATTTTTTTGAAGACCGGGAAATAGGCCGGAATTTCCTTCAATATGCCGGTCGGTTCGCCGTCATCAAACCGGACAATCGTCCCGCCCGAGGGGTCGGGTGAGTTGCGGGCAATGCCACCCAGCGCCAGAGCCGCGGAGTTGGCCCACATCATATGGGTATCTTTGGAAAAAATGGCGGCAGGACGCCCGCCGGTGACTTTATCAAGCATGCAGCGGTCAGGCATCAAGTATTTATCCCATTGATCGGGGGAAAAACCTTCGCCTATGACCCATTCATTTTTAGACAAGGTCCGGACATGGCGCCTAATTCTATTCAGGACGTCGGCAATCGATTTGGCTCCGTCCAGATGAACATTGCCAAGGGAGATGGCCATAAAATAAAAATGGGTATGAGAATCGACCAGCCCGGGAATGACCGTTTTCCCGCGCAAATCGAATTTTCGATAGAATTTAAAATCGGGATCCTTCTCCAGATGATGGCCGACGGCAATAATGGTATGATTGCTTACGGCCATGGAATCGGCGACCGGCGGCAGACCTTCGGCCTGAGTATATATTTTCCCGTTGTAAAAAAGGTTATTTCTGGTCATATTTCTTTCCCTTGATACGGATATCGCCCTGCCGTTCCGTGATATTTATGCGATCGGTTTCTTCAAGAATCGGAACGGCATATTTTCGGGAGTTTCCCAATTTCTCCCGCAATGACGCCACGGTCAAGGCCTCTCCCCGATCGAGGGTATTTCGAATTATCGCGATTATTTCATTCCAGTGGGAGCGATGGAAGGCAAGCCCTCCGGTGACCTTCACGGCCTGCCCGATGTTTACCAGATAGTCAAAGGCGTCCCTTTTGATTTTGGTACCGTCGGTCAAATCATCGATTGATGGCGGCGCATACTTGCCGGCAATAAGTCTCTTTTCAATCTCATCGGCTGCCTGTTTCAATTCTCCCGTTACCGTTATGATTCGCCCGGGCAAATCGTAGCGGTTTTTTTTTCGAGCCAGAATGCCTCCGTCAGTCATTAATTCGAGAACCGTCTCCAAATCAAGTACTTTCCGATTCAAGATATGCGCAATCTGATCGGCCTGAAGCCCATCGATATGGGGCCGCTTATCAAATTCATTTTTCATTCCAATAAGGATTTCGGCCTGGAGCGCTTTCATTTCTTCCGGTCGAAAGTAAAGACCGTTATATTCTTTAATAAAACCGGATTCAATCAGGCGAGCGACTAATTCGGTCATTTCGGCTTGTGAAAGATTCGAGTGCAGCAGCGATTTCCGGAGGTTGACCAGCGGCAATCGTAAAATTTCAGAGCGAACCAGATTTTCCGGTGTCAAATTGATCCGCGCAGTCAAATACTCGTACAATTGATAGTCCTTCTTCTTAGGAACATTATCCAGAAAACCGAGAATTTCTCCGCCGCCGACAGTCACCTGTGGGGTCGGGAGGCGGAAAATGAAGCGATCACCGATAAAAGCCAGGATGGGGCCATAGGGCCGAAAGAAAGCCAGGTCGCTCTGGCCGGGAAAAAGTGACGAATCAGCGGTCAGCCGGAGTTCCCCTTCGACTTCGGTGGTTCCCAGGATCATGAGAAGGCGACGTTTGTCTTCAAGGGGGAAAGGCGACTCTTCGATCACTTTCAGATTTACGGCCAAAACCGGCGAATCAGGGTATGTCTCAATTAACTGCGGTGTGGTAACAACGCCGCCGCGTATGATATAATCTTTATCAAGACCGGTGAAGGTAATTGCGGTCCGCTGACCCGGTTGAGCGGTTTCGACCTGATTATTATGGGATTGAATGGTTCTGATTTTTCCTTTCCGACGGGAGGGGAAAATCGCTATTTCCTGCCCTGCGGAAAGAGTCCCACCGCGCAACGTTCCGGTGGCCACGCCCCCGAGCCCCGACAATACAAAGGAGCGGTCGATATAGAGACGAGGTTTTAAAATATTCTCACGCTCCATGATTTTTCCGGCCAGCTTTTCGATCTCTTCTCTGAGCCTAGGGATCCCTTCCCCGCTGACCGCAGAAGCCTTGACCACCGGGGCGTCGGCCAGAAAGGTGCCCTTGAGCCGGGCCCTGATATCTTCTTCAACCATTTCCACCCAGTAGCGGTCGGCCAGGTCAATTTTTGAAATCACGATGATGCCGTATTTGATGCCGAGTAATTTGGTTATCTGGAGATGTTCCTGGGTTTGCGGCATCCAACCGTCATCGGCGGCGACTACCAGCAGAACGGCGTCGATGCCTCCCGCTCCGGCGATCATGTTACGCACGAATCGCTCATGCCCGGGAACATCGACAATCCCGATACGTTTGCCATCGCTGGTATCATACCAGGCGAAACCGAGGTCGATAGTCATGCCGCGCGCTTTTTCTTCAGGCAGACGATCCGGATCAATGCCGGTCAGGCGAATTATGATTGATGATTTACCATGATCGATATGGCCCGCAGTACCTATGACTATCATAACTCAAATCTGGGGAAGCAAATTTATAATTGTTGCCGCAAGTAATTCGAATTCATTATCGTCAATCGCCTTAAGGTCGATAATGAAGTTATCAGCGGTGACTCGGCCGATTACCGGTAATTCGGCGGATCGAAACAACTGCGCCAATTTTTGCGGCGCCAGGCGACTACGAAACACAAGGGCGACCGAAGGCAGGGGGACTCCCGGAAGAGAGCCACCACCCATTTCACCCTGCGAACCCTCCAGAATTATTTTGTCTCCGGCATCCACTTGTTTTAAGAGCCTCCGGCCCTTTTCGTACATCTCCGATTCTCTGACCGCGGCCAGGCTCCACAATTTAACATTTTCGCGCCAGGAATCATCGAGGTAATAACCCAGCAGTTCCTCGAGAGCCGAAAAAATAATTTTATCGACGCGCAGGGCCCGATAAATCGGGTTTTTCTTCAACCGGGTAATCATCTCCATTTGCCCGACAATCAGTCCGGCTTGAACGCCGCCAAGTAATTTATCGCCGGAAAAACAGGTTAAAGCGGCGCCGTCACGGACGGAGTTTTGTACTGTCGATTCGTGTTTGCCGGCAAAATCGGAGGTATCCACGAAGACTCCACTCCCCAGATCATTTATGACCGGCAAATTATTCTGGTCACCCAACCGAGCCAGATCTTTGAGCGTGACCTCCTCAGTAAAGCCGGAGACGGAAAAATTGCTGCGATGCACTTTCAGGATAAGGGCCGGTTCCTGTTCAAGAGCCTCTTTGTAGTCGGCCAGAGTAGTAATATTGGTGGTGCCGATTTCAATCAAGCGGGCTCCGGAACGACGAATAATATCGGGGATGCGAAAACCGCCCCCGATTTGCACCAATTCGCCCCGGGAGATCAGAACCGGTTTCTTATTGGCAAAAGTGTTGAGGATTAAAAACAGGGCGGCGGCATTATTATTGACTATAATTCCCGCTTCGGCTCCGGATAATAGAGCCAATAATTTTTCGGCCAACTCGCCGCGTCGACCCCGTTTACCCGTATCGACTTCAAATTCAAGATTTCCATAACCGGTGATTTGATTCCTAATTTTATTGAAGAGGTCTTCCGATAGGGGAGCGCGGCCAAGGTTGGTATGCACGAGGATGCCTGTTCCGTTAATTACACGGCCAATTTTCTTTCTCTGGAATTTTTTAATTTCAGTAATGATTTTCACCTTGAAGCCGGCGAATAAGATTTCATCATATTTTTGGCCCAACTCCAATTTAAGCGTTTCGATTGCCGCCCTGACAATTTCTACAAGAAGAGGGCGCGGTAATCCGCGGCTTTCCTTTAACAAGTCTTCATCGGACGAGACAATTTCAACGGCGGGGATATCTCTTTTCGATTTGATAATAAAATCATCCATTTTACAGCCTGTAAATAAGAGTACTTATGACCATGCCTACTGAAGCCAGGGAGTGGGGAGAGCAATTTTCGGGTGTATCATGGCTGGTGTGCCATTCAGGATAAACAAAATCAATAACATCGGCGGCGGGGATGCCGATAGTTAGGAGGGACAGATGGTCGTCGTAAACCGCATATCCGACCGAATCGACAAAGGCTTTCTGTCCCAGTTCAGCCGCCGTTTTCCAGATTAAATTGGTGATTTTGGGAGCGTATTCGCTGGAGAATTGCTCCTTGTAAATTTTCAGATCCTTATCCCCCACCATATCAAGAAGGATGGCAAAGCGATAGTGGTCGCGAGGGATTCTGGTGACAAAGTTCTTTGCACCGAGGAAATATTCATCAAGATTACCGGCCTCGCCCCAATCTTCCCCGTCAAAGAGGGCCATATCGACATTGACGCGCGGTTTAACTTCTGAAAACAGGCGGCCCAATTCCATCAGGACAGCCACCCCCGAAGCCCCATCATTAGCTCCCGGTATGGGAAGAATTTTTTTGGCGGGGTCGCTGTCATTTTCGGCCCGGGGCCGGCTGTCATAATGAGCGGCCAGCAGATACCGTGCTTTCGAGTCGGAATCGGTGCCGTGAAAATGAACCAAGATATTCACCATCGGGGTTTCCTCGAAAGTCAGGGGATTCCGATGTATAAATTGCATGGTGTCAACCTGCGCGCCTAGAGACTCAAAGAAGGAAATCAAATACTCCTGGCAGTGACGGGAATTTTCGGTTCCGGGCACGCGCGGTCCGAACGAAACTTGTTTGACAAGACAATCAAAAGCCTCTTCTCCCTTAAAAGCCGGCGGGATTATTTCCTTCCTGGAAGAGCAGGCGGCAAATAAAAACGCCATGAAGAATATCACAGGGAAACGCATCAATAATTCTCCAAATTATAGATGAAGGAACGCAAGGTGATGAGGAAAGTCAACCAAATATTTTAGAAGCGGATATCAACCCAGATGCGAACCTCACGGGCATGGGTCTTGGTCTGCTGAGAAATATCGTTGGTGTCCTGCCAGCGGCCGGAGATACCGCCGCGAATCTGCGAGGAGAAGGTGTAAGAAATATTGGGGATAACCGAAAAATCCGTCCGTTCTCCCGAAGAAGCCAGGGGATTATCCTCAATGGCGCTTTCCAGTCGTTGCTTCCGGAAGTTTATATCGACCGATATTGACATGGTTGAATTGAACTTCATTCGGCCGAGAAACGGAATTTTGATACCGGTCGGGGCTGAGAAGGAGTATTTCGCGGAAATACTCTGATTGGTGGTGCGATCCCGTTTCTTGGTGGTCACTCGTCCGTTGTCGGAATTATAATATTTTTCCTCCGTGACCGCTTTATCGGAATTGACGGCCACGCTCAAGCCGTTCAACAAATCAAAACTGAATGATAATAGGGGCCGCTGAGTGGTCGAAGTCCGGTCGACGACTTTGAATCCCGTTTGCAGATTGATGGTTTCGGAGCGACTCTTGGAATATCCGGTTCGAGGATTGAAGCGTCGGATAAGGGGATTTAGCAGTTTGAAAGTTTTAAGAGGCCGGATGGAAAACCGTATGTCAGGGAAACTGGTCTGGATATCTTTCTGCGGGCTGATCGGCTTGATTATGTCCTTATTGATCTTCTTGCTGTAGGAAATATCGGTACGGATGCCGCCAAGAAAATCGAAGCCGGTTCCGAGAGAAATTCCGGTATTTTTCGATGTGAAGGTGGAGCGACCCTGTGTAGTCGAGGAAGAATCAATCGGAGCCCCCACACTCTCCGTGATGCCGAATCGGAACTTCCAGGTGGCCCGAGATTTCAATCCCGTATAGGAATAATTGTATCGCTGATTGTACTCATAGGTTATGGGATTAATCCAGCCGGTGAGCATATGCATAATGGTGTTGATAGGGGCGAAAATCTGGTCAAGGATATTTTTCTTTTTTTCAACCTTTGTCACGCCCCGACGAGTCACCACGCGCGCATCCGCATTCCCTTTATTTCCGGGAAACATTTTGCCGATACTGAAATCACCGCTGATACCATAGGATTTGGTGGCCCCAATATTCAGAGTATTGTCAATAATATTTAAATCTTCGCGATAGGCAGTGGAGAAATTGAAACGATGAGTGAAAAAGGGGAACAGGTTGGGGGCATACGAAGCCCCGAAGTTTTCAGAGTAATTGGTTTCCTTACCCAAATGTAAATCGCTCAGTTTCAACCGAACGGTGTTGGGATCGGTCATATCCCTTTTGGAATCGAGGTTGTAATTGAAATTCAAATTTTCGGAGATTTTGTACGAAAGGCGCATGTCGTAGCGGAAATCACGCCTGAAACTGCTGGATTTATACTTGCTGGAATTTTCCGAAAGACTGAGTGTGCGGTTAA comes from the Candidatus Zixiibacteriota bacterium genome and includes:
- a CDS encoding conserved membrane hypothetical protein (Evidence 4 : Unknown function but conserved in other organisms), whose product is MSKIISFFFIFLLIFSAAHLRAENVSGDSASAESPPPSSLVYVMDIDGPIVSTTTDRVLDAISQSEKNHADLLVIRMDTPGGLTDAMWPITKGIMNSTVPVAVYIAPAGARAASAGVYITYSAAIAAMAPSTNIGAAHVVSGTGQPIDSVLSEKIMNDAVAALKAMAERNGRNAQWAEEAARKSVSITSTEALNLHVINFIADNMDDLLAKANGMEINTVLGKKKIILTNPVQRPIKRTFIQALLEVIANPNVAFILFSLGGLGLVLELYNPGSILPGVVGGICIILAFYSFRTLPINYAGLLLIIFAILLFILEIKIVSHGILTVGGIIALIFGGLMLINTTDPSLRISKTVIFSVALVVGGFVAIAFTYALKARLSKPTTGAEGLLGQTGVVKSRIDKTGYVYVAGELWEASADEPLEAESEVIVTEVKDLKIKVRRKW
- a CDS encoding Amidohydrolase 3; the encoded protein is MTRNNLFYNGKIYTQAEGLPPVADSMAVSNHTIIAVGHHLEKDPDFKFYRKFDLRGKTVIPGLVDSHTHFYFMAISLGNVHLDGAKSIADVLNRIRRHVRTLSKNEWVIGEGFSPDQWDKYLMPDRCMLDKVTGGRPAAIFSKDTHMMWANSAALALGGIARNSPDPSGGTIVRFDDGEPTGILKEIPAYFPVFKKIKRPPRAKAEQLYRRALEIIYSRGVTAVHSFDGPDALPFFTEKAAKGALGLRINYYPPAKVLPELKIAGVKGPFGNDYLQISGVKIFADGALGSQTALCFDKYDGSQNNFGIEVTPKKEMLRLIKSADSIGLPCAIHAIGDKAICNVLDCVSRAPRLKNGARHRIEHLQMIRPSDVDRVKRLGIIASMQPTHCPSDVHLIRKYWKKRAKNCYIFNTFLKKNIPLAFGSDAPIEPLDPLAGIDAAVNRFIPGTKKSFNPKEKISVSQAIHGFTAGAAYAVNKEYECGYLLPGYKADFVILSEDIYHVPPAQIGRIKPLATIFDGRLVYKSPKISLSF
- a CDS encoding putative Selenocysteine-specific elongation factor (Evidence 3 : Putative function from multiple computational evidences), which produces MIVIGTAGHIDHGKSSIIIRLTGIDPDRLPEEKARGMTIDLGFAWYDTSDGKRIGIVDVPGHERFVRNMIAGAGGIDAVLLVVAADDGWMPQTQEHLQITKLLGIKYGIIVISKIDLADRYWVEMVEEDIRARLKGTFLADAPVVKASAVSGEGIPRLREEIEKLAGKIMERENILKPRLYIDRSFVLSGLGGVATGTLRGGTLSAGQEIAIFPSRRKGKIRTIQSHNNQVETAQPGQRTAITFTGLDKDYIIRGGVVTTPQLIETYPDSPVLAVNLKVIEESPFPLEDKRRLLMILGTTEVEGELRLTADSSLFPGQSDLAFFRPYGPILAFIGDRFIFRLPTPQVTVGGGEILGFLDNVPKKKDYQLYEYLTARINLTPENLVRSEILRLPLVNLRKSLLHSNLSQAEMTELVARLIESGFIKEYNGLYFRPEEMKALQAEILIGMKNEFDKRPHIDGLQADQIAHILNRKVLDLETVLELMTDGGILARKKNRYDLPGRIITVTGELKQAADEIEKRLIAGKYAPPSIDDLTDGTKIKRDAFDYLVNIGQAVKVTGGLAFHRSHWNEIIAIIRNTLDRGEALTVASLREKLGNSRKYAVPILEETDRINITERQGDIRIKGKKYDQK
- the selA gene encoding L-seryl-tRNA(Sec) selenium transferase; protein product: MDDFIIKSKRDIPAVEIVSSDEDLLKESRGLPRPLLVEIVRAAIETLKLELGQKYDEILFAGFKVKIITEIKKFQRKKIGRVINGTGILVHTNLGRAPLSEDLFNKIRNQITGYGNLEFEVDTGKRGRRGELAEKLLALLSGAEAGIIVNNNAAALFLILNTFANKKPVLISRGELVQIGGGFRIPDIIRRSGARLIEIGTTNITTLADYKEALEQEPALILKVHRSNFSVSGFTEEVTLKDLARLGDQNNLPVINDLGSGVFVDTSDFAGKHESTVQNSVRDGAALTCFSGDKLLGGVQAGLIVGQMEMITRLKKNPIYRALRVDKIIFSALEELLGYYLDDSWRENVKLWSLAAVRESEMYEKGRRLLKQVDAGDKIILEGSQGEMGGGSLPGVPLPSVALVFRSRLAPQKLAQLFRSAELPVIGRVTADNFIIDLKAIDDNEFELLAATIINLLPQI
- a CDS encoding Peptidase M28 — its product is MRFPVIFFMAFLFAACSSRKEIIPPAFKGEEAFDCLVKQVSFGPRVPGTENSRHCQEYLISFFESLGAQVDTMQFIHRNPLTFEETPMVNILVHFHGTDSDSKARYLLAAHYDSRPRAENDSDPAKKILPIPGANDGASGVAVLMELGRLFSEVKPRVNVDMALFDGEDWGEAGNLDEYFLGAKNFVTRIPRDHYRFAILLDMVGDKDLKIYKEQFSSEYAPKITNLIWKTAAELGQKAFVDSVGYAVYDDHLSLLTIGIPAADVIDFVYPEWHTSHDTPENCSPHSLASVGMVISTLIYRL